The following are encoded together in the Variovorax sp. PBS-H4 genome:
- a CDS encoding D-amino acid dehydrogenase: MKVIVLGGGVIGVTTAYYLARAGAEVTLVDRQRGPAEETSFANAGQVSPGYSTPWAAPGIPLKALKWMFQKHAPLSIRPDGSLFQLRWMAAMLKNCSPERYATNKERMMRVAEYSRDCLRELRAQTGVHYEHRTQGTLQLFRTQAQLDAVQRDVAVLRECGVPFELLDRHQLAAVEPALARSAQQLAGGLRLPNDETGDCHLFTRGLAEVARGLGVAFRFNEAVESLLTEGGRIAGVRLAGPKAEVLKADRYVLAFGSYSRDLIAPLGLDIPVYPVKGYSLTVPLVDPALAPQSTVLDETFKIAITRFDDRIRVGGMAELAGFDLRLNPQRRATLERVVGELFPGGDLPRASFWTGLRPMTPDSTPIVGPTPFANLFLNTGHGTLGWTMACGSGKLVADQLMGRRPDIRTDGLAMERYRAKEPRRTTAPTPSGAPA; encoded by the coding sequence ATGAAAGTGATTGTTCTGGGCGGCGGGGTGATCGGTGTCACGACGGCCTACTACCTGGCGCGCGCCGGTGCCGAGGTGACGCTGGTCGATCGCCAGCGCGGCCCCGCGGAGGAAACCAGCTTCGCCAATGCCGGCCAGGTCTCGCCCGGCTACTCCACGCCCTGGGCGGCGCCGGGCATTCCCTTGAAGGCGCTCAAGTGGATGTTCCAGAAGCACGCGCCGCTGTCGATCCGGCCCGACGGCAGCCTGTTCCAGCTGCGCTGGATGGCCGCCATGCTCAAGAACTGCTCGCCCGAGCGCTACGCGACCAACAAGGAACGCATGATGCGCGTGGCCGAGTACAGCCGCGACTGCCTCCGCGAGCTGCGCGCGCAGACCGGCGTGCACTACGAGCACCGCACGCAAGGCACGCTGCAGCTCTTTCGCACGCAGGCGCAGCTCGACGCGGTGCAGCGCGACGTCGCGGTGCTGCGGGAATGCGGCGTGCCCTTCGAGCTGCTCGACCGCCACCAGCTTGCCGCGGTCGAGCCCGCGCTGGCGCGCAGCGCGCAACAACTGGCCGGCGGCCTGCGCCTGCCGAACGACGAGACCGGCGACTGCCACCTGTTCACCCGCGGCCTGGCCGAGGTGGCGCGCGGGCTGGGCGTCGCCTTCCGCTTCAACGAGGCCGTCGAAAGCCTGCTCACCGAAGGCGGGCGCATTGCCGGCGTGCGGCTGGCCGGGCCGAAGGCCGAGGTGCTGAAGGCTGACCGCTATGTGCTCGCCTTCGGCAGTTATTCGCGCGACCTGATCGCGCCGCTGGGGCTGGACATCCCGGTCTACCCGGTCAAGGGCTATTCGCTGACGGTGCCGCTGGTCGACCCGGCGCTGGCACCGCAGTCCACCGTGCTCGACGAAACCTTCAAGATCGCGATCACGCGCTTCGACGATCGCATCCGCGTCGGCGGCATGGCCGAGCTGGCCGGCTTCGACCTGCGCCTGAACCCGCAACGCCGCGCGACGCTGGAGCGGGTGGTCGGCGAGCTGTTCCCCGGCGGCGACCTGCCGCGCGCCAGCTTCTGGACCGGGCTGCGGCCGATGACGCCCGACAGCACCCCGATCGTGGGGCCCACGCCGTTCGCCAATCTGTTCCTCAACACGGGCCACGGCACGCTGGGCTGGACCATGGCCTGCGGCTCCGGCAAGCTGGTCGCCGACCAGCTGATGGGGCGCCGGCCGGACATCCGCACCGACGGACTGGCGATGGAGCGCTACCGCGCGAAAGAGCCGCGACGCACGACGGCGCCGACGCCGAGCGGTGCGCCGGCCTGA
- a CDS encoding ABC transporter ATP-binding protein yields MSVRPRLRVVAARDDAEPHAPVPAAIPFFTLHTIDVRYGRVPALAGVTLSIQAGERVALIGANGSGKSTLLRVLHGLVPHASGTFVSGVPLRAQAMLFQRPHMLRMSVHNNVALALWLRGVPWRSAQAETRVALERVGLASVAGRNARTLSGGQQQRLALARAWALKPSVLLLDEPTASLDPTAKREVETLIAEAAQGRTLVFASHNLGQVKRLASRVIYLEQGRVLADLPVDDFFHGPLPEAARLFVKGELV; encoded by the coding sequence ATGAGCGTTCGCCCTCGCCTGCGCGTGGTGGCCGCGCGCGATGACGCGGAGCCGCACGCGCCTGTGCCGGCGGCCATTCCATTTTTCACCCTGCACACCATCGACGTGCGCTACGGCCGCGTGCCGGCATTGGCCGGCGTCACGCTGTCTATCCAGGCGGGCGAGCGCGTCGCCCTGATCGGCGCCAACGGCAGCGGAAAGAGCACGCTGCTGCGCGTGCTGCACGGCCTGGTGCCGCACGCGTCCGGCACCTTCGTCAGCGGTGTGCCGCTGCGCGCGCAGGCCATGCTGTTCCAGCGGCCGCACATGCTGCGCATGAGCGTCCACAACAACGTCGCCCTGGCGCTCTGGCTTCGTGGCGTACCGTGGCGCAGCGCGCAGGCCGAGACCAGGGTGGCGTTGGAGCGGGTCGGCCTGGCAAGCGTCGCCGGGCGCAACGCGCGCACGCTGTCAGGCGGGCAGCAGCAGCGCCTGGCGCTCGCGCGCGCGTGGGCGTTGAAGCCGTCGGTGCTGCTGCTCGACGAGCCGACCGCGAGCCTGGACCCGACGGCCAAGCGCGAGGTCGAGACCCTGATCGCCGAAGCCGCGCAGGGCCGCACCCTGGTATTCGCAAGCCACAACCTGGGCCAGGTCAAGCGGCTGGCGAGCCGGGTGATCTACCTGGAGCAGGGGCGGGTGCTGGCCGACCTGCCGGTCGACGATTTCTTCCATGGGCCGCTGCCCGAGGCAGCACGCTTGTTCGTAAAAGGAGAACTGGTATGA
- a CDS encoding TOBE domain-containing protein, translated as MASPRFGDALGHGMSDKRIDILRGIGRTGSISQAAREAAVSYKAAWQAVATLTNLAGVPLVERAVGGTGGGGASLTAHGRQLLELADALARARRDVQSRAGAAGAGSAVARLAIRTSMRNQLPATVQSIESTGRIVRVALLLGGVQRMAARITQESAELLGLAEGMEAIALCKATAVRIDRAAMPHKTKGNLLGGTVQSVARGEDGDEIAMALEGGLQLVGFAPGGSGLRARQRVLATVDEAAVVVALPG; from the coding sequence ATGGCATCTCCCCGCTTCGGCGACGCGCTCGGCCACGGCATGAGCGACAAGCGCATCGACATCCTGCGCGGCATCGGCCGCACCGGCAGCATCTCGCAGGCAGCGCGCGAGGCGGCGGTGAGCTACAAGGCCGCGTGGCAGGCGGTCGCGACGCTCACCAACCTGGCCGGCGTGCCGCTGGTGGAGCGGGCGGTGGGCGGCACGGGCGGCGGGGGAGCCTCGCTCACGGCGCATGGCAGGCAATTGCTCGAGCTGGCCGACGCGCTGGCGCGGGCGCGTCGCGACGTGCAATCGCGTGCCGGGGCGGCCGGCGCGGGATCGGCCGTTGCGCGGCTGGCCATTCGCACCAGCATGCGCAACCAGCTGCCGGCGACCGTGCAGTCGATCGAATCCACCGGTCGCATCGTCCGCGTGGCGCTGTTGCTCGGCGGCGTGCAGCGCATGGCCGCGCGGATCACGCAGGAAAGCGCGGAGCTTTTGGGCTTGGCCGAGGGCATGGAAGCGATCGCGCTGTGCAAGGCGACGGCGGTGCGCATCGACCGCGCCGCCATGCCACACAAGACGAAGGGCAACCTGCTCGGCGGTACGGTGCAGAGCGTGGCGCGCGGCGAGGACGGCGACGAGATCGCGATGGCGCTGGAGGGCGGGCTGCAACTCGTCGGCTTTGCGCCGGGCGGATCGGGCCTGCGTGCGCGGCAGCGCGTGCTGGCCACGGTCGATGAGGCGGCTGTAGTCGTGGCGTTGCCGGGGTAG
- the modC gene encoding molybdenum ABC transporter ATP-binding protein: MSGAAAGIGVQARLKVDHANFSLEVALALPGRGVSALFGPSGCGKTTCLRAIAGLQPTAPGSLVKINGEVWQDDTAFVPTHRRALGYVFQETRLFAHLDVRRNLEYGMKRVAAAQRRVPLAQAVELLGIGPLLARRPDTLSGGERQRVGIARALATSPRLLLMDEPLASLDLQRRREILPYLERLHAELDIPVIYVSHAPDEVARLADHLVLMEAGRVVASGPAQALMTRLDLPLAHGDAAAALVEASVTGFDAAFGLTQLAFAGGTLWLPHGGARLGQAVRVRIQARDVSLTLTPQADTSVLNILPATVTDLVEDGPAQVMVGLDAGGARLLARITRKSAVLLRLCAGTAVHAQVKGVAIVE; encoded by the coding sequence ATGAGCGGCGCGGCGGCGGGCATCGGCGTGCAGGCGCGCCTGAAGGTCGACCACGCAAACTTCTCGCTCGAGGTCGCGCTGGCGCTGCCGGGCCGCGGCGTGAGCGCGCTCTTCGGCCCCTCGGGCTGCGGCAAGACCACTTGCCTGCGCGCCATCGCAGGACTGCAGCCGACAGCCCCCGGCTCGCTCGTGAAGATCAATGGCGAGGTCTGGCAGGACGACACGGCATTCGTGCCGACGCATCGGCGCGCGCTGGGCTACGTGTTCCAGGAGACACGCCTCTTCGCGCACCTCGACGTGCGGCGCAATCTCGAATACGGCATGAAGCGGGTCGCCGCAGCGCAGCGCCGGGTTCCGCTCGCGCAGGCCGTGGAGCTGCTGGGCATCGGCCCTCTGCTGGCGCGCCGGCCCGACACGCTCTCCGGAGGCGAGCGCCAGCGCGTGGGCATCGCGCGCGCGCTGGCCACCAGCCCGCGGCTGCTGCTCATGGACGAGCCCCTGGCCTCGCTCGACTTGCAGCGCAGGCGCGAGATCCTGCCCTACCTCGAGCGGCTGCATGCCGAGCTCGACATCCCCGTCATCTACGTGAGCCACGCACCGGACGAGGTTGCGCGGTTGGCCGATCACCTGGTCCTGATGGAAGCCGGGCGCGTGGTCGCCAGCGGCCCGGCACAGGCGCTGATGACGCGGCTCGATCTGCCGCTCGCCCATGGCGACGCCGCGGCGGCGCTGGTCGAGGCCAGCGTCACGGGTTTCGATGCGGCCTTCGGCCTGACGCAGCTCGCGTTCGCCGGCGGCACGCTTTGGCTGCCGCACGGCGGCGCACGCCTCGGCCAGGCCGTGCGGGTGCGCATCCAGGCGCGCGACGTGAGCCTCACGCTCACGCCCCAAGCCGACACCAGCGTGCTCAACATCCTGCCTGCGACGGTGACCGATCTCGTGGAGGACGGCCCCGCGCAGGTCATGGTGGGGCTGGATGCGGGCGGCGCTCGTCTGCTGGCGCGCATTACCCGCAAGTCGGCCGTGCTGCTGCGCCTGTGCGCGGGCACGGCCGTGCATGCGCAAGTCAAGGGCGTCGCGATCGTGGAGTAA
- a CDS encoding carboxymuconolactone decarboxylase family protein produces MAHAARIPFFQLAPKAFQSLLTLSGAVRKDLLGHRLYDLVLLRVSQINGCAYCMDMHWRDLVKQDVDVRHLNALAGWREAPFFTERERAALAWAEIVTAIPNREPSDEEFAKLKVQFSDEEIAELGFTIAVINAWNLLNVSFRNPVPEKA; encoded by the coding sequence ATGGCACACGCCGCACGCATTCCCTTCTTCCAGCTCGCCCCCAAGGCTTTCCAGTCGCTGCTCACCCTCTCCGGCGCAGTCCGGAAGGATCTGCTGGGCCATCGCTTGTACGACCTCGTGCTGCTGCGCGTGTCGCAGATCAACGGCTGCGCCTATTGCATGGACATGCACTGGCGCGACCTGGTCAAGCAGGACGTCGACGTACGCCACCTCAACGCACTGGCCGGCTGGCGCGAGGCGCCCTTCTTCACCGAGCGCGAGCGCGCGGCGCTGGCCTGGGCCGAGATCGTCACCGCCATCCCGAATCGCGAACCGAGCGACGAGGAGTTCGCCAAGCTGAAGGTGCAGTTCTCGGACGAGGAGATCGCGGAGCTCGGGTTCACTATCGCGGTGATCAATGCGTGGAACCTGCTCAACGTGAGCTTCCGCAACCCAGTCCCCGAAAAGGCCTGA
- a CDS encoding substrate-binding domain-containing protein yields the protein MKTFKSLAVALALAGGSFAAQAETITMASTTSTEQSGLFAHLLPAFKQASGVDVKVVAVGTGQAIDMAKRGDADVLFVHDTAAEEKFVAEGFAEKRYAVMYNDFVLVGPKSDPAAAKGKDIAAALKKVAAANAAFVSRGDKSGTDAAERRLWMQTGLGAAGQPLPNERKGAGYKECGCGMGPALNMAAAAGAYVLADRGTWLSFKNRAELAVLVEGDKRLFNQYGVMVVSPSKFPQLDSAGAQKFVDWVISPAGQSTIASYKIGGEQLFFPNAGSP from the coding sequence ATGAAAACATTCAAGTCCCTGGCCGTGGCCCTCGCCCTTGCGGGGGGCAGCTTCGCGGCGCAGGCCGAGACGATCACTATGGCATCCACCACCTCGACCGAGCAGTCGGGCTTGTTCGCGCACCTGCTGCCGGCGTTCAAGCAGGCCAGCGGCGTCGACGTGAAGGTGGTGGCGGTGGGCACCGGCCAGGCCATCGACATGGCCAAGCGCGGCGATGCCGACGTGCTCTTCGTGCACGACACCGCAGCCGAGGAGAAGTTCGTGGCTGAAGGCTTCGCCGAGAAGCGCTACGCCGTCATGTACAACGACTTCGTGCTCGTCGGGCCGAAGAGCGACCCGGCCGCCGCGAAGGGCAAGGACATCGCCGCGGCGCTGAAGAAGGTGGCCGCGGCCAACGCTGCCTTCGTGTCCCGTGGCGACAAGAGCGGCACCGATGCCGCCGAGCGCCGCCTGTGGATGCAGACCGGGCTGGGCGCCGCGGGCCAGCCCTTGCCCAACGAACGAAAGGGTGCGGGCTACAAGGAATGCGGTTGCGGCATGGGCCCGGCGCTCAACATGGCGGCCGCCGCTGGCGCCTATGTGCTGGCTGACCGCGGCACGTGGCTCAGCTTCAAGAACCGTGCCGAGCTCGCGGTGCTGGTAGAAGGCGACAAGCGGCTCTTCAACCAGTACGGCGTGATGGTGGTGAGCCCCTCGAAGTTTCCGCAGCTCGACAGTGCCGGCGCGCAGAAGTTCGTCGACTGGGTGATCTCGCCGGCAGGGCAATCGACCATCGCGAGCTACAAGATCGGCGGCGAGCAGCTGTTCTTTCCGAATGCGGGCAGTCCGTAG
- the modB gene encoding molybdate ABC transporter permease subunit encodes MPTAADLGAIVLTLELAALTTMILLLLGTPLAWWLARTRSAWKGPVGALVALPLVLPPTVLGFYFLVTMGPNGPIGAFTQWLGIGLLPFSFAGLVIGSVLYSMPFVVQPIQNAFEAMGSEPLEAAATLRASPLDRFFSIALPLARPGYLTAVVMGFAHTVGEFGVVLMIGGNIPEKTRVVSVQIYDHVEALEYAQAHWLSGGLVLFSFVVLLALYALNPTGRRR; translated from the coding sequence ATGCCCACCGCTGCCGACCTGGGCGCCATCGTCCTCACGCTCGAGCTGGCGGCGCTCACCACGATGATCCTGCTGTTGCTGGGCACGCCGCTGGCCTGGTGGCTGGCGCGCACGCGCTCGGCCTGGAAAGGCCCGGTCGGGGCGCTGGTGGCCCTGCCGCTGGTGCTGCCACCCACCGTGCTGGGTTTCTACTTCCTGGTGACGATGGGGCCGAACGGGCCGATCGGTGCCTTCACCCAATGGCTGGGAATCGGCCTGCTCCCCTTCAGCTTCGCCGGGCTGGTGATCGGCTCGGTGCTGTATTCGATGCCCTTCGTGGTGCAGCCGATCCAGAACGCCTTCGAGGCCATGGGCAGCGAGCCGCTGGAGGCGGCGGCGACACTGCGGGCGTCGCCGCTCGACCGCTTCTTCAGCATCGCCCTGCCGCTGGCGCGGCCCGGCTATCTCACGGCCGTGGTCATGGGCTTCGCCCACACGGTGGGCGAGTTCGGCGTGGTGCTGATGATCGGCGGCAACATCCCCGAAAAGACGCGCGTGGTGTCGGTGCAGATCTACGACCACGTCGAAGCGCTGGAGTACGCGCAGGCGCACTGGCTGTCCGGCGGCCTGGTGCTGTTCTCCTTCGTCGTGCTGCTGGCGCTCTACGCGCTCAATCCCACGGGGCGGCGGCGATGA
- a CDS encoding DMT family transporter produces the protein MNSNTRGTLEMSAAMVISGTIGWAVVQSGQAIVDLLFWRCVFGAATLLVVCAALGMLRGTLSLRLIGIAALGGVALVLNWVLIFAAFSRASISIATAVYNTQPFMLVALGAVFCSERLTATKVTWLSIAFGGVLLIAQARTDAPYGGTGYVAGVLMALGAAFLYAIAAIITKKLRAAPPHLIALIQLCVGILVFMPFAKLSDLPSDAGSWTALVAMGVVYTGLVYVLLYGAIQKLPTHLTAALSFIFPIVAIGVDFLVFGHRLHPMQFVGAAAILIAAAGMNLGWSLPRSKAPVPQ, from the coding sequence ATGAACAGCAATACGCGCGGCACGCTCGAGATGAGCGCGGCCATGGTCATCTCGGGCACGATCGGCTGGGCCGTCGTGCAATCGGGGCAGGCCATCGTCGATCTCCTCTTCTGGCGTTGCGTCTTCGGCGCGGCCACGCTGCTGGTCGTCTGCGCGGCACTGGGCATGCTGCGCGGCACGCTCAGCCTGCGCCTGATCGGGATCGCGGCGCTGGGGGGTGTCGCCCTGGTGCTCAACTGGGTGCTGATCTTCGCTGCCTTCTCCCGCGCATCGATCTCCATCGCCACCGCGGTCTACAACACCCAGCCCTTCATGCTGGTGGCGCTGGGGGCCGTGTTCTGCTCCGAGCGGCTGACCGCGACCAAGGTGACGTGGCTGAGCATCGCCTTCGGTGGCGTGCTGTTGATCGCGCAGGCCCGCACCGACGCGCCTTACGGCGGCACCGGCTATGTGGCGGGCGTGCTGATGGCACTCGGCGCCGCCTTCCTCTATGCGATCGCGGCGATCATCACCAAGAAGCTCAGGGCCGCTCCGCCGCACCTGATCGCGCTGATCCAGCTGTGCGTCGGCATCCTGGTGTTCATGCCGTTCGCCAAGCTCTCCGACCTGCCCTCCGACGCGGGAAGCTGGACCGCGCTGGTGGCGATGGGCGTGGTGTACACCGGCCTGGTGTACGTGCTGCTCTACGGGGCGATACAGAAGCTGCCGACGCACCTGACGGCCGCGCTGTCCTTCATCTTTCCCATCGTCGCGATCGGCGTCGATTTCCTGGTCTTCGGCCATCGGCTGCATCCGATGCAGTTCGTCGGCGCGGCCGCCATCCTGATTGCCGCGGCGGGAATGAACCTCGGCTGGTCATTGCCGCGCTCGAAGGCGCCGGTGCCGCAGTAA
- a CDS encoding winged helix-turn-helix transcriptional regulator, with product MTELDRIDRRILEILQRQGRIPMTELAQQIGLSTSPCTERVRRMEREGVITGYYARIDPQAVGKTLLVFVEITLSSKSADVFDKVRTELLHVPEVMECHLVSGGFDYLVKARLRAMSDYRRLLGDLLKKLPVTAESNSYVVMEEVKESLYLPLDR from the coding sequence ATGACCGAGCTCGACCGCATCGACCGCAGGATCCTCGAGATCCTGCAACGCCAGGGCCGCATCCCGATGACCGAGCTCGCGCAGCAGATCGGGCTGTCGACCTCGCCCTGTACCGAGCGTGTGCGGCGCATGGAACGTGAAGGCGTGATCACCGGCTACTACGCGCGCATCGACCCGCAGGCGGTCGGCAAGACGCTGCTGGTGTTCGTCGAGATCACCCTCTCCTCCAAGTCGGCCGACGTCTTCGACAAGGTGCGTACCGAGCTGCTGCACGTGCCCGAGGTGATGGAATGCCACCTGGTCTCGGGGGGCTTCGACTACCTGGTGAAGGCGCGCCTGCGCGCGATGAGCGACTACCGGCGGCTGCTGGGCGACCTGCTGAAGAAGCTGCCGGTCACAGCCGAATCGAACAGCTATGTGGTGATGGAAGAGGTGAAGGAGAGCTTGTATCTGCCGCTGGACCGTTGA
- the modA gene encoding molybdate ABC transporter substrate-binding protein, which produces MKFTPLLSRSLPALLALAASLAVHAAEVQVAVAANFAGPMKVLAVDFEKATGHVAVLSSGSTGKFHAQIRSGAPFDVFLAADDETPARLDQEGATVPGSRFTYATGQLVLWSARPDLVDAKGEVLKRGQFAHLALAAPKLAPYGAAAVETMKRLDVLAQLEPKFVQGESIGQTFGFVSSGNAELGFVALSQVWENGKLKRGSAWVVPAELHNPIRQDAVLLTRGKDNAAAAALMAFLKSDAAKAVIRSFGYDV; this is translated from the coding sequence ATGAAATTCACCCCCCTGCTTTCGCGTTCCCTCCCCGCCCTGCTCGCACTGGCCGCATCGCTGGCGGTCCACGCGGCCGAGGTCCAGGTGGCCGTGGCCGCCAACTTTGCCGGCCCCATGAAGGTGCTGGCCGTCGATTTCGAGAAGGCGACCGGCCACGTAGCCGTGCTCTCTTCGGGCTCGACGGGCAAGTTCCACGCACAGATCCGGAGCGGCGCGCCCTTCGATGTCTTCCTGGCAGCCGACGACGAGACGCCGGCCAGGCTCGACCAGGAAGGCGCCACGGTGCCGGGCAGCCGCTTCACCTACGCGACAGGCCAGCTGGTGCTGTGGTCCGCTCGGCCCGATCTGGTGGACGCCAAGGGGGAGGTGCTCAAGCGCGGGCAGTTCGCGCACCTTGCGCTCGCCGCGCCCAAGCTCGCGCCCTATGGCGCAGCTGCTGTCGAGACGATGAAGCGCCTGGACGTGCTTGCCCAGTTGGAGCCGAAGTTCGTGCAGGGCGAGAGCATCGGCCAGACCTTCGGCTTCGTTTCCAGCGGCAACGCGGAGCTCGGCTTCGTCGCGCTGTCGCAGGTGTGGGAGAACGGCAAGCTCAAGCGCGGCTCCGCCTGGGTGGTGCCGGCCGAGCTGCACAACCCGATCCGGCAAGACGCAGTGCTGCTCACGCGCGGCAAGGACAACGCAGCCGCTGCCGCGCTCATGGCCTTTCTCAAGTCCGACGCGGCCAAGGCGGTGATCCGATCCTTCGGCTACGACGTCTAG
- a CDS encoding ketopantoate reductase family protein, protein MRIAVMGAGAVGCYYGGMLARAGHSVVLIGRAQHVEAIRRDGLLLDTQSFQARVPLEASTEVDAVRDAGLVLFCVKSTDTESAAAAMRPHLAPDALVLTLQNGVDNATRLQAALAQEVAATVVYVATEMAGPGHVKHHGRGELVIAPSARSAEIARLLIAAGVPTQVSDNVTGALWAKLILNCAYNAVSAITQLPYGRVSKGEGVQGVMADVVRECLAVAEAGGVTVPGDTWAAVQRIAETMPSQFSSTAQDLARGKRSEIDHLNGYVLRQGEALGVATPVNRVLHTLVKLLETRAAASS, encoded by the coding sequence ATGAGGATCGCGGTGATGGGTGCGGGCGCGGTGGGTTGCTATTACGGCGGCATGCTGGCGCGCGCTGGGCACTCCGTGGTGCTGATCGGGCGGGCGCAGCATGTGGAGGCGATCCGCCGCGACGGGCTGCTGCTGGACACGCAGTCCTTCCAGGCGCGCGTGCCGCTGGAAGCCAGCACCGAGGTCGACGCAGTGCGCGATGCCGGGCTCGTCCTCTTCTGCGTGAAGTCCACCGACACCGAGAGCGCCGCCGCGGCGATGCGGCCGCACCTGGCGCCCGATGCGCTGGTGCTCACGCTCCAGAACGGCGTCGACAACGCGACCCGCCTGCAGGCCGCGCTGGCGCAGGAGGTCGCGGCCACGGTGGTCTACGTGGCCACCGAGATGGCCGGGCCGGGCCACGTCAAGCACCATGGGCGTGGCGAGCTGGTCATTGCGCCCTCCGCCAGGAGCGCCGAAATCGCCCGGCTGCTGATCGCCGCCGGCGTGCCCACGCAGGTTTCCGACAACGTGACCGGCGCCCTGTGGGCCAAGCTGATCCTCAACTGCGCCTACAACGCCGTCTCGGCGATCACGCAATTGCCCTACGGCCGCGTCTCGAAAGGCGAAGGCGTGCAGGGGGTGATGGCCGACGTGGTGCGCGAGTGCCTGGCGGTGGCCGAAGCCGGCGGCGTGACGGTCCCCGGCGACACCTGGGCCGCGGTGCAGCGCATCGCCGAGACCATGCCCTCGCAGTTCTCCTCCACCGCGCAGGACCTGGCGCGCGGCAAGCGCAGCGAGATCGACCACCTCAACGGCTACGTGCTGCGCCAGGGCGAGGCACTGGGCGTTGCGACGCCTGTCAATCGCGTGCTGCACACGCTGGTCAAGCTGCTCGAAACGCGCGCGGCGGCGTCGAGCTGA
- a CDS encoding nuclear transport factor 2 family protein, which produces MNTAAPDAARIAEHYIAVWNETDAERRLKLLESYWSPDARYVDPLMQGSGHAQISALVGGVHQRYPGFRFKLKGQADAHGEHLRFSWTLGPSGAEDLVEGTDFVQLESGKLRSVTGFLDKVPVGA; this is translated from the coding sequence ATGAACACCGCCGCACCCGATGCCGCGCGCATCGCCGAACACTACATCGCCGTCTGGAACGAGACCGATGCCGAGCGCCGCCTGAAGCTGCTCGAATCTTACTGGAGCCCCGACGCGCGCTACGTCGACCCGCTGATGCAGGGCAGCGGCCACGCGCAGATCAGCGCGTTGGTGGGCGGCGTGCACCAGCGCTACCCGGGTTTCCGCTTCAAGCTCAAGGGACAGGCGGATGCGCACGGCGAGCACCTGCGCTTTTCGTGGACGCTGGGCCCGAGTGGGGCCGAGGATCTGGTCGAGGGCACGGACTTCGTCCAGCTCGAATCCGGCAAGCTGCGCTCCGTGACCGGGTTCCTGGACAAGGTGCCGGTCGGCGCCTGA
- a CDS encoding inorganic diphosphatase yields the protein MSAMPTPPPLHRLALRDPDGAFRVVIEANQGSRNKLKYDTEHAMMELHLVLPLGVSFPYDFGFLPSTLGADGDPLDALVLMDESVPPGTVVPCRLVGVIEAEQTKKGKTERNDRFLLVATSSHRFRHCKDLPDVATDVLDEVEHFFEFYNKQKGVEFRPVGRHGRRKAEALLKAGEREAE from the coding sequence ATGAGCGCCATGCCGACACCGCCACCCCTGCACCGCCTCGCGCTGCGCGACCCCGACGGCGCATTCCGGGTCGTGATCGAGGCCAACCAAGGATCGCGCAACAAGCTCAAGTACGACACGGAACACGCGATGATGGAGCTTCACCTCGTGCTGCCGCTCGGCGTGTCCTTTCCGTACGATTTCGGCTTTCTCCCCAGCACGCTCGGCGCCGACGGCGACCCCCTCGACGCACTGGTGCTGATGGACGAATCAGTGCCGCCCGGCACGGTCGTGCCCTGCCGCCTGGTGGGCGTGATCGAGGCCGAGCAGACGAAGAAGGGAAAGACCGAGCGCAACGACCGCTTCCTCCTGGTCGCGACCTCCTCGCACCGCTTCCGGCACTGCAAGGACCTGCCCGACGTCGCGACCGATGTGCTGGACGAGGTCGAGCACTTCTTCGAGTTCTACAACAAGCAGAAAGGCGTGGAGTTCCGGCCGGTCGGCCGCCACGGCAGGCGAAAGGCCGAGGCGCTGCTCAAGGCGGGCGAGCGCGAGGCCGAGTGA